DNA from Megachile rotundata isolate GNS110a chromosome 8, iyMegRotu1, whole genome shotgun sequence:
ATTTCAATATGAGCTATTACACTATCATATATCTTCTACACCATATGTGACATCATCTGGATTCACATTTGGCTGAGTTTATATAGCGACATACGAATAATAATGGAGATATATTGAAATATAGCGCACTTGGGTGTTGTACTAGGAATATTCTTTAAAAAGACATAAATTCTAcagttataaatttatagtaatatagtacgCCATACTGGAAGATAGTggtataataagtataagtTCATAACAGAAaagtaaaattacttaataaccTAATCAAatgaaattcttaataattactACTTTATTATGAATAACTAGCTATCaagattttcaattaaatttttatgaatttttttatcaGTTGGAGTAAGGTTAAGATTAAAGTCAGTTGAGGAATAGAATAGTTTTAGAATGTAATGAAGGTTAGGTTTGGTCGGTGTATAGTCAGttatagttatattatgctaGTGTAGGTTTAGGTTAGATTGCACTAATGTACGGGTAGGTTAGATTATACTacttattaggttaggtcaaactaGTGAAAATTCAGATTAAGCTAGTGTAGGTTTAACTTAGACTGTACTAATGTAGTGATAGGTTAGAATATAGTAGtgtagggttaggttagattaaactaGTGAAGATTCAGATTAAGCTACTGTGGggttatgttaaattaaacTAGCGTAGGACTAGGCTAGATTATACCAGTGTAagtttaaggggtaacaccactctagagcccgaaaaagaggcctaactttgacaatttattttggaagaacgacaaacggaaaagaatttcttttcggagggtttatttaacacatattgaactacaaaaaaatatttttttattgtcattttcgtacaaaatggtggcGACAGAGCCCATCGTCGGAAACACATTTTGGAAAAATACCGCCACGGGAGAATGGATTTCTTgttatgtatgagtcgtgggataaacaatcaaaagaatttataatctatatacaattggctttggaagtacgtaggggttttttgattaatcaatttttgtggaagttatgcgttttttaaggaatgaatcgacaTTTTGCTTGAAAAATGAggactaaattgtttataaaaaaaaaagtttacattcaatcaaaaaacggctacgtacttccaaagacaatattgttgtgcggctactgtaaaaatttcaattcaattcatgcaatagtcaccgagaaatccgtccttccagtatgaagaaactggtttcgagaaaaacatgtttgaagttttatgaacattttaatcctcaaattctctgtTCATCactaatctgcaatgcctgtaccatacatttggctatccagatcagtgtttACCACCTTCTCCAGCTTTCTGGatgcttctgtttgttttgtaggaaacaagtaaacttattattttaaatgataacaataatacgaaagcgatgaattgcaacataccgcgcgagtactcagtgcgcgctctgaggcgctgcggcaaaattgataattgaaccatttaaaatttgttttctactataaatcaaacggcattccGTTCTTAAGATCCTAAAGTATCGTTTtagccaaaaaaaaaaatcgtctttttgaaaatcctagagtggtgttaccccttaacttAGATTGTACTAATGTAGTGATAGGTTAGAGTATAGTAGtgtagggttaggttagattgaacTAGTGAAGATTCAGATTAAGCTAGTGTAGGGTGAGGCTAGATTATACTAGAACAGGGAGAATCCTACGAATTCAATATCTGGACCAGGGAAGCTGGAACTCTGGCCGTGTCGGTGGAGGGTCCTAGCAAGACGCAGATCGACTTCAAGGATCGCAAAGATGACAGTTGCTATGTTAGTTACGTCGTGTCTGAACCTGGTGACTAGAGGATAGGAATGAAGTTTAACAATCAACATATACCCAATTCGCCGCACAAGGTTTATATATCGCAGGCGATGGGCGATGCCCATAAGCTCGAGGTGGCGCAATTTTCGAAAACGATGTGCAGCCCGACAAACCAGCAACATTCCTCGTTCGCAAAAATGGCGCCAGGGGTGAACTAGACGCGAAGATCGTATCACCAAACGTAGTAGAGGATGATTGTTTCATTGAGTCCATCGACACCGACACGTACTCCGTGCGATTTATGGTGCGAGAAAATGGCATTCATAATATTCACGTGAAGTTCAATGGCGTTCACATAACTGGCAGTCCCTTCCGTATCAAAGTGGGAAAAGTCGATGCCGATCCAGCCGCAATAAACGCCTATGGAAACAGTTTGAAGGAAATCAAAACTGGCCAGAAAACGGACTTTATCATCGACACTTGTAACGCCGGAAGTGGAGCACTTAATGTGATCATAGACGACTCAAGTAAAGTTGCGATGGAAGTTGAAGAGGATTATAAAATCAGGTACACGCCTTTGGTACCTGGTGATTATTACATCAGTATCAAGTATAATGGATACCACATCGTTGGTTCACCGTTCAAGGTTCCATGTACTGGTCAGGATCTAGCAGAAAGAGGCGCACAAGAATCAAGTCCTCGTCGAAACTGTTCAAAAAGTTTCAAAGTCGAAACAAACCGGGCCAATTTTACCCCTGCTCAAATCTGACACTAGCAAAGTTACAAGCAAAGGAATGGGTCTAAAGAAAGCATATTTGGGAAAACAGAATCAGTTCACTGTTAATTGTAGCGATGCCGGCCAGAACATTTTGTACGATGGTGTGTATGGACCTAAAGGACCGTGCGACGACGTGTTTGTGAAGCACACGGGACGCAATAATTACACCGTAAATTATATGGTTCGAGAACGAGGAGAATACATAGTTATCGTAAAGTGGGGTGATGACCATATTCCTGGATCGCCGTACAAGGTCAAAGTGTAAACGTAAATGTTTTTGCGAAGAGAAACAACAAAACGAAATATTGTGGCCAAACTTTACATTGATTATTCAACAATTCTTTATTGTATGTATTCTTGATGATCATCCGTTATAGCatctatttattttaaacattagCTGAATAAAATGTATTCTTGTATGATGGAACGCGTGCGACACAAACATTACATACACGACGTTTCATTACAAAAATTCGTCTTCctgtaattaaaaatcattttttcaaGTTCGATCTGAAGTTGGTCCGTCCTCTTCCAAAAATTAACTGCTCGtacaatttttcacttttttctgGTCAACCAGGTGTCCAAGGTATTTCAAGCTTATCCTCGCGAACTGGTACTTCTCCCAATTTGGACGCAGTTTCGCGGCTCGTAGCCGGTGGAATACCTTGGTCAGGACTCAGAGGTGATCCTCGAAGGTGGTCGTGACGACCACAATGTCGTCCAGGTAAGCGAATGCATGGGGAGTCATTTCAAGAGTAATTACGCGAGGAGCCTTTGGAAGGTGGAGGATGCGGAATGGAGTCCAAAGGGCATCACCGTGAACTCCATGAGTCCACGGCCGGGAACGGTGAAGGTGGTTAGCGGTTAGCTTGCTGGTGTGAGCGGTACTCGCCAATACCCGTTCTTCAGGTCAATGGTTGACAGGTACTTTGTCCCTCGCAACTTGTCCAGTGTTGCGTTCACTTGCGGTAACGGGTAGGCGTCTTTTCGGATGACGCTGTTTAGTCGACGGAAATCTACGGAGAAACGGTACTCTCCGTTCTTCTTCTTGGCCATTATGATCGGTGAGCTCCACGGGCTACTGGACGGCTGAATGACCCCTTCGGCTAGCATCTTCTGTATCTCCGCGTCGATCAGGTGTTGCATGATGGGGTTGCGGGGTCGATAACGCTGCTTGATCGGCGTAGGATCTTCTAATCGGATTTCATGCTGGATCGAAGGCATAGGTCCCTTAACGTGTTCGAATCTTCGCTTCTCCCGGGTGATAAGCTGGTCCAGCCGTTTCTGTTGTAAAGGTGAGGCTTCGGTCAACCCAACTGGCCACTGTGATGGTGTGGGTTTCTAGAGCTGTAGGTGGTCCGTGCTCTCTTCCGCAGTCTGTGACGGGCTGGTCATGTAACTAGACCTTGAGTTGTAGCTTGCGGAGGATATCCATTCCCAATTACATGCTGTAAGCCAGGTTTGGCATTTCGTAGAATAGATGATTTTGCCGTGGATGATGACCTCTCCCTGGTAGCTGCTCTTGGCCGGTATGCTCTCCCCGTTGGCCAAGGCGGTCACTAGGTTGTGGCGACGTTTTCTTCAGCCGGCTTCACGACAGATCCGTGCAATATGCTGGTCGACGTACGAGGAGACTGCTCCGGTGTCCAGGAGTGCAGGCACAGTTTTCTCCTCTATTCGTACATCTAGTATTAGTCGATCCCTCTGGTCGGTCAGTTTGGCTGGTTCTCACTGCTGTCTGGTTCTGGTCGGATGGTTTCCCGGTTGCTGGTCAGTTCTGGTTGCGCTGGTAACTGGTCTTGTTCGGCTGGGCCTGGTTCGGGTTTGCTGTCTTCGTTTGGTTCCAATCGCGTCGTTTGATGACTGTGACAGGCCATGGTGATGGTTGACTTCCGCTGTTTTATCGTTGGGGTCGGGCTCTCTCGACCCTTTTTGCATTTCCCGACTTGTCGCAGGGGCAATCGCGACTCGACGCTGCAAACGCATGGAGAGTTGCCCTTAAGGGTGAAGCGAAGGGATGTGGcagcaagcaagatggcggagataTAGCGCGTTCTTCAAATGGCAAGCTGAGAGGGCGAATCAAGAAGACAACGAGGGGGAGAACAGGAAGAGTCGGAGCGGAAGAGGCGGGGAAGCATAGACACGACTGATCGAACGACTCAAgcctgcaaaggaggaaaccggtgccagcctggtcatagcaccagtagggggcacaaaacggggaccgacaaagcgggggagaggagggagaaagGTCAAACTGTACCAAGGTCAATGGGACCATCAACCAAGGCTTACGGGATCACTACCCGGGGTCAACGGGACTTTTTCGAACCAGAGGCGTTTTCCACCGCTGCACTGCGGTTTAAGCTCCAATCCCTGTGGAACAGGAGCGCTACTGGCAACTTCCGGTTGACGCTCAAGGAACGAGCACAAATGGAAGCAGCGACAATGGCGGGCGGAGCAGCGGGGAAAATGACTCGAAAGGGCGAACCACCCTTCTGATCAGTTGTCGATTCAACAAGGAactcagtcgtcagcctggtcatggcaccattagggggcgacaatggggaccgagtgggatcggcaggagagaggaaggagtCAACTGTACCAAGAGCAAAGGGCTCATTTGGCGTTTCGGGAGCAGAGATTGTAATGAAACCTGCTCGTACGGAGATCCGATGCGGTGAGGAGGTCGTTGTCTTATTACGACATGCTCAAAATTGAGCTGAAGAACGGGGATCAAGTGACAGGTTGAAGCAGGAAGTTTGAGCGTCTAGTGCAAAGACTTCCTCCGAGGAACTTGACGCTTTTCACTCCCCCAAGAGCGGCAAAACCGAGCATCCTCCCCCGTATGCAGAGCGCGACTTGCAGTAGAGTGGGTACCTATCTTTGTTTCCTGGAGTGTAAGCGATGACCTAATGCGGGTGTCCCTCATGTCTAACTGATAGAGGTGCCCGTCGGGATTCCGCAACTCCACCCTTCGGGGTGGGAGGGGAGAGAGTTTTAGTGGGTCTATGCCGAAACCGTCCACACACGTGGGCCCCGGATGCGGGAATCTCACACTACCTAGGCCACCTTGTCTATCAACAAGGTGTCTATCAAAGATTTCTTTCTTCCGTAAAGAAAAAAGATTATACTAGCGTACGTGTTCAGTGGATTAAGCTAACACAGAAGTAAGTTACATTATACTAATGTAGGATTAGATTACATTAGCCTAGtatagggttaggttagatttaactATTGtagagttaaattaaattaagctaTTTTAGAATAAGATTAAATGTACTAGAGTTGGTTTTGATGACACTAATTTAGTACAGCGTTAGGTTACATTAACCTAGTATACTGTTAGGTTAATTTAACTACTGTTGAGTTACATTAAATATACTAGTATAGGTTTCGATTACACTAATGTAGTGCAGGATTAAGTTACATGATACTAACATAAGGTTAGATTACACTGAACTAGTATAGGATTAAGTTGGACTTAATTAATGTGGAGTTAAATTGGATTAAGCTAGTGTACAGTTATATCAGATATAATAGTATAGCTTTTGATTATATGTACTAATCTAGTACAGGGTTAATCTAAATGAAACAAGTACACAGTTAGATTAAGTcagtgtaggttaggttagtttacatTAAGCCACTTCGTACTTCAGTTAAGATTAAGTTACACTAATATAATAGTTTAAATTACGCTATATAAGATCACCGTATAATTATGTTATAAcctgtaataaaattatattatatcagtAATAAAAAACCCCACATTATATTATAGTGTTTGTATCCTAAGAACGCAAACACACCTATACCCGCAACATAAATGTAATCAAAGTTTTTTGAGTAGACCTTAGAAACCAAGACTGAGAggtgattatgtatgtataagcAAAGTTTCTCAGGGCGTTGACCTTGATAACATACTTCAAGGTCATTACAATCGATGAAGCGTACCTTTTTGTAAGTAATTATCGCAGTGAAACTATTTCTGGGAGTATTTCTGAAACGAAAGCCGAATACTAATATTGGTACAAAAAAGATGTTTAGAGTGATGACtttgacaaaataattaaagatcAT
Protein-coding regions in this window:
- the LOC100881320 gene encoding filamin-B-like; translation: MVRENGIHNIHVKFNGVHITGSPFRIKVGKVDADPAAINAYGNSLKEIKTGQKTDFIIDTCNAGSGALNVIIDDSSKVAMEVEEDYKIRYTPLVPGDYYISIKYNGYHIVGSPFKVPCTGQDLAERGAQESSPRRNCSKSFKVETNRANFTPAQI